One window of the Leptotrichia massiliensis genome contains the following:
- a CDS encoding autotransporter-associated N-terminal domain-containing protein, which produces MIFYIIDYIFIIQSKKMTNNLRNLQKDLRAFAKKTKDFKYTDSALVTFLMTGVVSITSNLFSQTTDKSIENQKLEISSSIKNMHQKVRETRKENDKLLKNTNLELIQLMEQGDHVVKSPWSSWQYGINYFNNNWNGTYKGRGDKKTKYPYEGIFERSSDIYERTISPDSENYGLLSRNRRPNFASGSAAGYGIASFKPVREPIIPFEVRAGIRPRSINKSAITIADKTAITPTLPEAISFTPPSPVIGLPELPELPAPPTFNIELGSYCNYMTGCGRSVSGGAYNYDFDTYAVSVLANGTVRGTLVDGRPSLRHSWNTTGSVLLKSYFDTEGNYDLTTNLTVNSENPLNNAQQQSERDANRGYNAQRFLVGGSRAATMDNAPANTDVKLDNKATVNLVGPLTVGFEVQTDTYYGPNGSKREMVNTGTITDAAETTLATIGGLNKGDSAPLTLAPLLGNETVNINRTAAGYTGYKIGMILTYENNDTRVNTKYVLTNNGTIDFGGEKSIGIQVYAPGSPSLVEVANTNKMNIGGTASYGMKWSSRVGANSTMINDKSGVINVTGDAGVDSKNKPVNSLSSGIAVIETNAAKNATIRAYQGKVENKGTINVSGGKGNTAMVLIVKADDDITNSGTINVSSTEKRQNIAMRVDKGSVTTDATNETPKAINDGTINLDGDSSIGMVGTNADVVNNANKTIGTTSGKTIINGIGMATSGGTLNNSGKIELKGTGAATNVGVYMTKGTGNPSGTLAATSDISVEGDNSTGVLITNGTLNYGGTTTATGNGVTGLIIGDNTAANNAVVTTTKAGTVTVNDGAGGSAGVYEYLASDGKTKIKKGSYGIVVGKNSKLLSSPTGNVNVVADVKGAESIGLYSGEGAELEVGDHNVKAYEGAVNYDADKGKITLKGTGTSTTGQKSLLFYLGQDGSGKVSIDGAMTATIEGGTTPNERGNAFYYVGNGGDFGKSQIQGWAKNNFGDGTKTTLGNLTLNMNKGSRLFIAQNVGMDLSDTTGDAVSKATGANINGTDYKTFMLYLSKLTINQDVNLDNANDAYNQLEISNSSITNANTKTITGTKADQVAMAQENDSKLYARNKVTLSNEGTINLSGTGSTGIYAKYGELYNKATGVMSMGDKSTAIYGIEDSLIENAGKITIGSNSTGLYSEGSKTQTIKNTGEIESAGNDSVAISYKPDAALTSGTVLENTGKITMTGDRNTAMYATGTPGYTAKNSGTITLGDSASITSPNVGLYTDHNTVILQNTGKIESGNNTIGIYGHAVENSGDLKIGNAAIGIYSQSGNVNLTGGTITTGTDEAVGVYTVGSGQTVTNSGTSFNIGNNSFGFVNVGTGNTITSSISNVGLGDNNVYMYSNDKAGTVTNFTNITSTGEQNYGIYSAGTVTNNGNIDLSSGKGSVAIYSIKGGTATNNATITVGPSDVTSSLYSIGMGAGYDTIDTGNIVNKGTINVNGKYSIGMYASGAGSTATNDGDIFLNESNTTGIYADNGATAINNKNITTGSGTYTNTVGVYLGKDSKLINNPGASININAKNGVGVYLKGGIVENYGTITVNGVSKTNNSETDGKLIYEFTVPDTGKGIGGVAIDAPAGAQTATITVNGVPQIPTVVNTTGRNPISVSASSIGLYVNTSGVNYTRSIDGLQNLTSEADLIIGNEAAESTNSKYILVNDPNIINPYKTAMLSNPNIKWNVYSGSIGWIATPTLDPNDGSITSLYMAKVPYTEWAGRKATPINSLDTYNFADGLEQRYGVKDLGTRERLIFTKLNGIGNNEEVLLYQAFDEMMGHQYGNLQQRINATGNLLDKEFKYLKHNWRNPSKQNNKIKVFGMRDEYNTDTAGIINYTSNAYGVAYVHEDEKIKMGNSSGWYAGAVTNRFKFKDIGSSREDQTILKAGVFKTMSPKGDHNGALQWTIGGDAFVGINAMKRRYLVVDEVFQAKSDYHSYGAALKTDLGYDIRMSERTHLRPYGALKMEYGKFNDIKEDRGEMRLEVKGNDYFSVKPEVGMEFRYVQPLAVRTNLTVGVTAAYENELGKVGDVNNKGRVRYTTADWFGIRGEKEDRRGNGKFDLNIGVDNTRFGVTVNGGYDTKGNNVRAGIGFRAIY; this is translated from the coding sequence GTGATATTTTATATAATTGATTATATATTTATCATACAAAGTAAAAAGATGACGAATAATCTTAGAAATTTGCAAAAAGATCTACGTGCGTTTGCAAAAAAAACAAAAGATTTTAAATACACAGATTCTGCATTGGTCACATTTTTAATGACAGGAGTAGTATCAATTACAAGTAATTTATTTTCACAAACTACAGATAAAAGCATAGAAAATCAAAAACTGGAGATTTCATCTTCAATAAAAAATATGCATCAAAAGGTTAGGGAAACACGAAAAGAGAATGATAAATTATTAAAAAATACAAATCTTGAACTGATTCAATTAATGGAACAAGGAGATCATGTAGTTAAATCACCTTGGAGTAGCTGGCAGTACGGAATAAACTATTTTAATAATAATTGGAATGGAACATATAAAGGACGTGGAGATAAGAAAACAAAATATCCATACGAAGGAATATTTGAAAGAAGTTCAGATATTTATGAAAGAACAATATCACCAGATAGTGAAAATTATGGATTGTTAAGTAGAAACAGAAGACCAAACTTTGCTTCAGGTTCAGCTGCTGGATACGGTATAGCGAGTTTCAAACCAGTAAGAGAGCCAATTATACCATTTGAAGTAAGGGCTGGAATACGTCCAAGAAGTATAAACAAATCAGCAATTACAATAGCTGATAAAACAGCTATTACTCCTACATTGCCAGAGGCAATTAGCTTTACACCACCAAGTCCAGTTATCGGATTACCAGAATTGCCAGAATTACCAGCACCCCCTACATTTAATATAGAATTAGGATCTTATTGTAATTATATGACAGGTTGTGGAAGAAGTGTGAGTGGAGGAGCTTATAACTATGATTTTGATACTTATGCTGTTTCTGTTTTAGCTAATGGAACTGTTAGAGGAACGCTTGTAGATGGTCGTCCTTCATTAAGACATTCATGGAATACAACAGGAAGTGTTTTATTGAAATCATACTTTGACACAGAAGGAAATTATGATTTAACAACTAATTTAACAGTTAATTCAGAAAATCCTCTTAATAACGCTCAACAGCAATCTGAAAGAGATGCAAACAGAGGTTATAATGCTCAAAGATTCTTAGTTGGAGGTTCTCGGGCAGCTACAATGGATAATGCACCTGCAAATACAGATGTTAAGCTTGACAATAAAGCAACAGTTAATTTAGTAGGTCCTTTGACAGTAGGATTTGAAGTTCAAACAGATACATATTATGGACCAAATGGAAGTAAGAGAGAAATGGTTAATACAGGAACAATAACAGATGCTGCTGAAACAACGCTTGCAACTATTGGTGGACTAAATAAAGGAGATTCTGCACCATTAACTCTTGCCCCTTTATTAGGGAATGAAACTGTTAACATAAATAGAACTGCAGCTGGATACACAGGATATAAAATCGGTATGATATTAACATATGAAAATAATGATACGAGAGTTAATACAAAATATGTATTAACAAATAATGGAACAATTGATTTTGGTGGTGAAAAATCAATAGGAATTCAAGTTTATGCACCAGGTTCACCTTCACTTGTAGAAGTAGCAAATACAAATAAGATGAATATAGGTGGTACAGCAAGTTATGGTATGAAATGGTCTTCACGTGTAGGAGCTAACAGTACAATGATTAATGATAAAAGCGGAGTAATTAACGTAACTGGTGATGCTGGAGTTGATTCTAAAAATAAACCAGTAAATTCATTATCGTCAGGTATTGCTGTAATAGAAACTAATGCGGCAAAAAATGCTACAATAAGAGCGTATCAAGGAAAGGTTGAAAATAAAGGAACAATTAACGTGTCTGGTGGTAAAGGTAATACAGCTATGGTTTTAATTGTAAAAGCAGACGACGATATAACTAATAGTGGAACAATAAATGTTAGCAGTACTGAAAAAAGACAAAATATTGCTATGAGGGTTGATAAAGGTTCGGTTACAACAGATGCTACAAATGAAACACCAAAAGCAATAAATGATGGAACAATCAATCTAGATGGAGATTCTTCAATAGGTATGGTTGGAACAAATGCAGATGTTGTAAATAATGCTAATAAAACAATAGGAACTACTAGCGGAAAAACAATCATTAATGGAATCGGTATGGCAACATCTGGTGGAACACTTAATAATTCTGGAAAAATTGAGCTAAAAGGTACAGGAGCAGCAACTAATGTTGGTGTGTACATGACAAAAGGAACTGGAAATCCATCAGGAACACTTGCAGCGACAAGTGATATAAGTGTAGAAGGAGACAACTCAACAGGTGTCCTTATTACAAACGGTACATTGAACTATGGAGGAACTACTACTGCTACTGGAAATGGAGTTACAGGATTGATAATAGGAGATAATACGGCTGCAAATAATGCTGTTGTAACGACTACAAAAGCTGGAACTGTAACAGTAAATGATGGTGCAGGTGGATCTGCTGGAGTTTATGAATATCTAGCTTCTGATGGTAAAACTAAAATTAAGAAGGGTTCTTATGGTATTGTTGTAGGTAAAAATTCAAAACTTCTAAGTAGTCCTACAGGTAATGTAAATGTAGTTGCTGATGTAAAAGGTGCAGAATCAATAGGGTTGTACTCTGGAGAAGGAGCTGAACTTGAAGTTGGAGATCATAATGTAAAAGCCTATGAGGGTGCAGTAAACTATGATGCTGACAAAGGTAAAATAACTTTAAAAGGTACAGGGACTTCAACTACAGGACAAAAATCATTGTTATTCTATCTAGGACAAGATGGTTCAGGAAAAGTTTCAATAGACGGTGCTATGACTGCCACTATTGAAGGAGGAACAACACCTAATGAGAGAGGTAACGCATTCTACTATGTAGGAAATGGTGGAGACTTTGGAAAATCTCAAATTCAAGGATGGGCAAAGAATAACTTTGGAGATGGGACAAAGACAACTTTAGGAAATTTAACATTGAATATGAATAAAGGTTCAAGACTATTTATTGCTCAAAATGTTGGAATGGATTTATCTGACACAACAGGAGATGCTGTTTCAAAGGCTACAGGAGCAAATATAAATGGAACTGACTATAAGACATTTATGCTATATTTGAGTAAATTGACAATTAATCAGGATGTAAACCTAGATAATGCTAATGATGCATACAATCAGCTTGAAATTTCAAACTCATCAATAACAAATGCGAATACTAAGACTATTACAGGAACAAAAGCTGATCAGGTTGCAATGGCTCAAGAAAATGATAGTAAGTTGTATGCAAGAAACAAAGTTACACTATCAAATGAAGGAACAATTAACTTAAGTGGTACAGGATCTACAGGAATTTACGCTAAATACGGAGAATTGTATAACAAAGCAACAGGTGTAATGTCAATGGGTGACAAATCAACTGCCATTTATGGAATTGAAGATTCATTGATTGAAAATGCAGGAAAAATTACGATAGGTTCAAATTCAACTGGACTGTATTCAGAAGGATCTAAGACACAAACAATAAAAAATACAGGAGAGATAGAATCAGCAGGGAATGATTCAGTTGCAATATCTTACAAACCAGATGCAGCACTTACTTCAGGAACAGTTCTTGAAAATACAGGTAAAATCACAATGACAGGTGACAGAAATACAGCAATGTATGCAACAGGTACGCCTGGATACACGGCTAAGAACAGTGGAACAATTACATTGGGAGATTCAGCATCAATTACGAGTCCTAACGTTGGACTTTATACGGATCATAACACTGTAATATTACAAAATACAGGTAAAATAGAGTCTGGAAACAACACAATTGGAATATATGGACATGCTGTAGAAAATTCAGGTGACTTGAAGATAGGAAATGCAGCAATTGGAATTTATTCTCAAAGTGGAAATGTTAATCTGACAGGAGGAACAATTACAACTGGAACTGATGAGGCAGTTGGAGTTTATACAGTAGGAAGTGGACAAACAGTTACAAATAGTGGTACATCATTTAACATTGGAAATAATTCATTTGGATTTGTAAACGTTGGAACTGGAAACACAATAACTTCAAGTATTTCAAATGTAGGACTTGGAGACAACAATGTGTACATGTATTCAAATGATAAAGCAGGTACAGTAACAAACTTTACAAACATAACTTCTACTGGAGAACAGAACTATGGAATCTATTCAGCAGGTACAGTAACAAATAATGGAAATATTGACCTTTCAAGCGGAAAAGGAAGTGTGGCAATTTACAGTATTAAAGGAGGAACTGCAACAAATAATGCAACAATCACTGTAGGACCATCTGATGTTACAAGTAGCCTTTACTCAATAGGTATGGGAGCAGGATATGATACGATTGATACAGGAAACATTGTGAACAAGGGAACAATTAATGTAAATGGTAAATACAGTATAGGAATGTATGCAAGTGGAGCAGGAAGTACTGCAACAAATGATGGGGATATTTTCTTGAACGAAAGCAACACAACAGGTATTTATGCTGACAATGGAGCGACAGCAATAAATAACAAAAATATTACAACAGGTTCAGGAACTTATACGAATACGGTTGGAGTATATCTAGGAAAAGATTCTAAACTGATAAATAATCCTGGAGCATCAATTAATATAAATGCCAAGAACGGTGTAGGAGTCTACTTAAAAGGAGGAATAGTAGAAAACTACGGAACTATAACAGTAAATGGTGTTTCTAAAACAAATAACAGTGAGACAGATGGTAAACTAATATATGAATTTACAGTTCCTGACACAGGAAAAGGAATAGGAGGAGTAGCAATTGATGCACCTGCAGGAGCTCAGACTGCTACAATCACTGTAAATGGAGTACCACAAATACCGACAGTTGTAAATACGACAGGAAGAAATCCAATATCAGTATCAGCTTCAAGTATTGGTCTATATGTAAATACATCAGGAGTTAATTACACAAGATCAATAGATGGATTGCAAAACTTGACAAGTGAAGCAGACTTAATCATTGGTAATGAGGCAGCTGAATCAACAAACAGTAAATATATATTAGTAAATGACCCTAATATAATAAATCCGTATAAAACAGCAATGCTAAGTAATCCAAACATTAAATGGAATGTGTATTCAGGATCAATAGGATGGATTGCAACTCCAACACTGGATCCAAATGATGGTTCAATAACAAGCCTATACATGGCAAAAGTGCCGTACACAGAATGGGCTGGAAGAAAAGCAACACCAATAAACAGTTTAGACACATATAACTTTGCAGATGGATTGGAGCAAAGATATGGAGTAAAAGATTTAGGAACTAGGGAAAGGTTAATATTTACAAAACTGAATGGAATTGGAAACAACGAAGAAGTATTGTTGTATCAAGCATTTGATGAAATGATGGGACATCAGTATGGAAACTTACAGCAAAGAATTAATGCTACAGGAAACTTACTTGACAAAGAGTTTAAATACTTAAAACACAACTGGAGAAATCCATCTAAACAAAACAACAAGATTAAAGTGTTTGGTATGAGAGATGAATACAACACTGATACAGCAGGAATCATCAACTATACAAGCAATGCCTATGGTGTAGCTTATGTTCATGAAGATGAAAAGATTAAGATGGGTAACTCAAGCGGATGGTATGCAGGAGCAGTAACAAATAGATTTAAGTTCAAGGATATTGGAAGCTCAAGAGAAGATCAGACAATACTTAAAGCAGGAGTATTTAAAACTATGTCACCAAAAGGAGACCATAATGGAGCATTGCAATGGACAATTGGTGGAGATGCATTTGTAGGTATTAATGCAATGAAACGTAGATACTTGGTTGTAGATGAAGTGTTCCAGGCTAAATCAGACTATCATTCTTATGGTGCAGCACTTAAAACAGATTTAGGATATGACATTAGAATGAGTGAAAGAACACATTTACGTCCATATGGAGCGTTGAAGATGGAATATGGTAAATTCAATGACATCAAAGAAGATAGAGGGGAAATGAGACTGGAAGTAAAAGGAAACGACTATTTCTCAGTTAAACCTGAAGTTGGAATGGAATTCAGATATGTACAGCCACTTGCAGTAAGAACAAACTTAACAGTAGGAGTAACAGCTGCGTATGAAAATGAGCTAGGAAAAGTTGGAGATGTGAACAATAAGGGAAGAGTAAGATATACGACAGCAGACTGGTTTGGAATCAGAGGAGAAAAAGAGGATAGACGAGGGAATGGTAAGTTTGACTTAAATATTGGAGTGGATAACACAAGATTCGGAGTTACAGTAAATGGAGGATATGACACTAAAGGAAATAACGTAAGAGCAGGAATAGGATTTAGAGCTATTTACTAG